In Dryocola sp. LX212, the genomic stretch GCAGCTCTCTGCCCGTAGGGGCTTTCCTTTACTGTTTATCAGCAGCCCCGCGTTTCTGAAGCGGCTGGATAACGGGCTTACGGCTCCCCCTTGTCGGATGACGATTTCGGCAGCCGGCAAGCTGGATGACGACACCGCGCAGCGGGCAGGGGAATGGCTGGGTGAGCCGGTTTGCGAAATCTACGGTACGACCGAAACGGGCGTGCTGGCGTGGCGAAAGCATCTGAAGGCCGGGCAGCCCTGGCAGCCGTTTCCGAAAGTTAAGTTTGCCGCTGACGAACAGGGATGGTCGGTACGTTCCCCATTAGTTGAGGGTGGCGTGTGTAATCTTGATGACAGCCTGGCTTTCACCGAACACGGTGAATTTACGCTGCTGGGCCGCCGCGACCGCATCGTTAAAATTGAAGAGAAACGGGTGTCGCTCAGCGAAATTGAGCGCCGCCTGCTGGCGCTGCCGATGATCAAAGACGTGGCGGTTGTCACCCTGACGCGTGGCGGACGCACGGTGCCCGGCGCCGTCGTGGTATTACAGCAGCCACATGAGCCGCTGAAAAAATTGAAAGCCCAGTGGCGCGACTCCCTGAGCCGGTGGCTCGAGCCGGTGGCCATCCCCCGCTACTGGCGCATCGTCGAAAGCATTCCGCTTAACAGCCAGAGCAAGCGGTCGTGGTCGCAACTACAGGAATTATTTGATGAGACCCCTTGAAGAGAGCCGCACGCAGCCGGAAGCGAACCAGCTGTGTTTGCTGCTGCGCATTCCAGCCGAAACGAGCTGGTTTCGCGGCCACTTTCCCGTGCAGCCGCTGCTGCCGGGCGTTGCCCAGCTTGACTGGGTCATGGCCTACGGCGCGGAACTTGCGCCAGGGCTGAGATTCAGCTCAATTGAGAACGTCAAGTTCCAGCGTCCGGTGCTGCCCGACAGCCTGCTGGAGCTGAACTTACGCTGGGATGTGGGCCGCAGCGCGCTGAGTTTTGAATATCGGCTGGTTAACGATGATGCGCGCCAGCCGGTCAGCAGCGGAAAAATCAAGCTATGTCAGTAAAGCCCTCTGATTTTCGCCCCTGCGTGGTGATCCCCTGTTATAACCACGGGGCCGCAATGCCGGACGTGCTTGCGCGCCTGCAGCCTTTTGCGCTGCGGTGTTTTATCGTCGACGACGGCAGCGAGCCGCAGACGGCAAACCAGCTCGTGGCGCTGGCCGCCAGCCATTCCGACGTGACGCTGGTTCGCCTGGCCATTAATGGCGGCAAAGGGCAGGCTGTGATTTCCGGTTTGCAGGCGGCGCAGCGGGCAGGCTTCACCCACGCCGTCCAGCTGGACGCCGACGGGCAGCACCGTATCGAAGATATTCCCCGTTTCCTTGATGAATCCCGTCTCCACCCTGACTCGCTGATTTCCGGGCGGCCGGAATACGACGACTCGGTGCCAAAGGCGCGCCTTTATGGCCGCTACGTCACCCACGTCTGGGTGTGGATTGAAACGCTGTCGCTGTCGCTGAAGGACAGCATGTGCGGCTTCCGCGTTTATCCGCTGGCCTCTACGCTCGCCCTGATTGCGCAGCATCCGCCGGGCAGGCGTATGGATTTCGACACCGAAATCATGGTGCGCCTTTACTGGTCCGGCGTGGATAGCCGCTTCCTGCGCACCCGCGTTACCTATCCCGCTGACGGCCTGTCGCACTTTGACGCCCTGCATGACAACCTGCGCATCTCGTGGATGCATACGAAGCTGTTCTTCGGCATGCTGCCGCGCATTCCCGCTCTGCTGATGCGCCACCGCCGTAACGCGGATCACTGGGCACAGGTGCCAGAGCGCAAAGGGCTGGCGGGCATGCGCCTGATGCTGCGCATCTACCAGGTTCTGGGGCGGCGAGCCTTTACGCTGCTGCTTTACCCTGTGGTGGCGTGGATGTGGCTGACCGGTGGCGCTCAGCGTCAGGCATCGCAAAGCTGGCTGCAGCGTGTGCAACAGCAGGCGAAGAGTAAAGGCATAGCGCTGCCGGGCGGGCTAAACAGCTTCCGCCACTTTTTACGTTTCGGCGACGCGATGCTCAACAAAATTGCCGCCTGGCGAGGGGATATCAAATGGGGAAGGGATATTAGCTTCGCCCCCGGCAGCCGCGAAGTTTTGCAGCCCAAGCCGGGCAGCGGAAAGCTTATTCTTGCCGCGCATCTTGGCGAAATTGAGGCCAGCCGCGCGCTGGCGCAGGTTGACGAAGGGCTGGTGATCAACGCCCTGGTCTTTACCGATCACGCCCGGCGCTTCCGGCAGATAGTTGAAGAGATTGCTCCGCAAGCCGCCGTTAATCTGCTGCCAGTTACCCATATTGGCCCGGAAACGGCCATGATGCTGCGCGAGAAACTCGACGCCGGGGAGTGGATTGCTATAGTCGGCGACAGAATTGCGGTTAACCCCCAGCGCGGCGGCGAAAGGCGCATATGCTGGAGCCCGTTTATGGGGGCGTCTGCTCCGTTCCCGCAGGGGCCTTTTATTCTTGCCGCCGCGTTGCGCTGCCCGGTTATTCTGATGATGGTTCTGCGTGAACAGGGAAAGCTCCGTATTCATGCCGAGCCATTTGCTGACCCGCTACTTTTACCTCGGTCCACGCGCCAGCAGGCTCTTCAACTGGCCGTAGATCGCTACGCCGAACGGCTTGAGGCTTATGCTTTACGCTCGCCGCTCGACTGGTTTAACTTTTATGATTTCTGGCAGCTTCCGCCGGAAAAGGAGTCCGCATGCTGAGTGACCCGCGCTTTCACGTTGAGGTCAGCATTAAGGTGCCGTTTCACGATGTCGACGCCATGGAAGTCGTCTGGCACGGCAACTACTTTCGCTATTTTGAAATCGCCCGCGAGGCGCTGCTGGATCAGTTTGATTATGGCTATCGCGCCATGCGGGATTCCGGCTACGTGTGGCCGGTGGTCGATACCAGAGTAAAATACCGCGGCGTGGTGACCTTTGGGCAACAGATCCTCGTGCAGGCAAGCGTGCTGGAGTTCGAAAACCGCCTGAAGATCGGTTATCAAATCGTTGATGCCGCCAGCGGCAGGCGTACCACCACGGGCTATACCATTCAGGTTGCCGTAGACGCCGCATCCGGCGAGATGTGTTTTGTCTCTCCGGACGTGTTATTTGAACGCATGGGGATGAAGCCATGAAAAAACTCTTACTGTCAGCGCTGCTGCTGGTCAGCTACCCCGCCGGTGCCGTCACGCTTGACGATATTCAGCAGCGCTTTGCCGCCCAGCCGGTTGTGCGCGCCAAATTCCAGCAGGAGCGCCAGATTAGCGGCATGAGCCAGCCCCTTTACTCCAGCGGGGAGGTGCTGATCGCTAAAAACACCGGGCTGTGGTGGCAGCAGAAGCACCCTTTCCCGATGACGCTGATCCTCGATGACAGCCATATGGTGCAGGTGATGGGTACCCAGGCCCCGGAGGTCATCACCGCCGACAGCAACCCGCAGATGTTCCAGTTTAACCATCTGCTGCGCGCGCTGTTTCAGGCCGATCGTAAAGTGCTCGACGAGAACTTCACCCACGAATTTACCGACCTCGGCAAGGGTGAGTGGCAGCTGGTGCTGACCCCGACCAGCACGCCGCTCGATAAGCTCTTCAGCACGCTCACCCTCAAAGGGAAGAAGTACCTTAACGTCATCGAGCTTAACGATACCCAGGGTGATTTCACGGAAATCACCTTCAGCAACCAGCGCCCGGAACCGCGAACGTTAACGTATGAAGAGCAGCAGCGTTTTGCCTTCTGAGTGGCCGCGCCGCCTGGCGTGGGGCTGGCTGAGTGTTGTCGCCCTGCTGATCGTTGTTCTGTGTCTGCTGCTGCCAAAAGCCCGGCTGGACAGCAGCGTGCTCTCTTTGCTGCCAGCTCAGAGCCTGGGCAAAGTGCCCCCGGCTATTGAGGCGGGCTTCCTGCAGCGTCTCGACAGGCAGATGCTCTGGCTGGTCAGCCCAGGCACCAGACCGGACCCCGCCGTGGCGAAAGCCTGGCAGACCCGGCTTAAGCAGCAGCCTTTTTTAGAAAGCGTTGAGGGCCCAATGGACGCGGCGGGGCAGCAGGCCTGGGGCAAATTTTATTTCGAACATCGCAACGGGCTGGTGGATGCGCAGACCCGCTCCCGACTGCAAAAAGGAGGGGATGCCCAGGCCGACTGGGTGCTGGCGCAGCTCTACTCTGCCTTTTCCGGCGTCAGCGGTAAAGAGCTGGCAAACGATCCTTTAATGCTGGTGCGCGGCTCCCAGCTGGCGTTGCAGCAGAGCGCCAGCCAGCTAAGGCTAATCGGCGGCTGGCTGGTGGCGCGGGATAAACAGGGCCGCTACTGGTACCTGCTGCACGGTGAGCTGAAAGGCTCTTCATTTGATATGCAGCGCGGGCGCGAGGCAGTAAGCCAGCTGCGGGCGCTGCAGCACAACCTGCAACGCCAGTTTCCGGCAGCAGAAGTCATGTCCCGGGGCCCGCTGTTTTACAGTGACTATGCCAGCCAGCAGGCGAAGCACGATGTTTCCACCCTGGGGCTTGCGACGGTAGCTGGTGTACTGCTACTGATCCTTCTGGTTTTCCGGTCGGTTCGTCCTTTGATGCTCTGCGTCACCTCCGTCGCCGTCGGCGCGCTTGCGGGTACGGCTATCACGCTGCTTTGTTTTGGCCAGCTGCATCTGATGACGCTGGTGATGAGCCTGGGAATTGTCGGCGTATCGGCTGACTACACGCTCTATTACCTGACGGAGAGGATGGTGCACGGGGCGGAAAGTTCGCCGTCTGGAAGCATGCGCAAAGTGCTTCCCGCCCTGCTGCTGGCGCTGGGGACGACGGTGCTGGCCTGGCTCATTATGATGTTCGCACCTTTCCCGGGTATCCGGCAGCTCGCCGTATTTGCCGCCAGCGGGTTAACCGCTTCCTGCCTCACGGTTGTCTGCTTGTATCCCTTCGCGGTGCGCGGCCTGCCGGTGCGTCCGGTTCCCTGCCGTGGCTGGATGCAGGCCTGGCTTGCGGCCTGGCAAACGAAGAATGCCGTGCGGGTGGGGATCCCCTGTGTTTTGCTGGCTATCAGCCTTGCGGGCATCTCGCTGCTGCGCATTAATGACGACATTTCCAGCCTGCAGGCCCTGCCGCAGGATCTGCTGCGTGAAGAGCAGGCGATGACCCTGCTGACCGGGCAGGGCATGGATCAGAAATGGTTTATGGTTTACGGCACCAGCGCGGAAGAGACCCTGCAGCGTCTGGAAAAGCTGGCGCCGGAGCTGGCGAAGCTGCGTGAACGCAAGCTTATTGACGGTTACCGCCTGCTCCCCCTGGCCTCCCTTGAGCGCCAGCAGGCCGATTTGCGCCTGCTGCGCGAAGCTGCTCCGGTGCTGCAAAAGCGCCTGGCGGAGACGGGCATGAACGTGAGCGCCCCGAATCTGCAGCAAATGCCGGTCACGCCGGATCTCTGGCAGAAAAGCGTCATCAGCAGCGGTTGGCGTTTATTGTGGCTGTCGCTGCCCGACGGACGGAGCGGGGCGTTAGTGCCGGTAAACGGTGTGCATGACGGCGCGGCGCTGAAAAGCCTTGCCGCTAAGCAGCCGGGCGTGAGCTGGGTGGATCGCAAATCCTCTTTCAACGAGCTGTTTGGCTTTTATCGCGCTTTGCTGGCCGGTTTACTGGCTGCGGCCGTAGCGGCTATCGCCGTCAGCTATGTGCTGCGCCTCGGGATTAAAAGAGGGCTGCTCAACGTGGTGCCTTCGCTGCTCTCCCTTGGCGGCGGGCTTGCGGCACTGGCGTTTAGCGGTCACGATCTGAACTTATTCTCGCTGCTGGCCCTTGTGCTTGTACTGGGGATCGGCATTAACTACACGCTGTTCTTCAGCAATCCGCGCGGTACACCGTTGACCTCCATGCTGGCGGTGAGCGTTGCCTTACTGACCGCGCTGCTGACGCTCGGCATGCTGGTCTTTAGCCACACCCAGGCTATTGCCAGCTTCGGCATTGTTCTGAGCTGCGGGATCTTCTGCGCATTTTTGACCGCGCCGCTGGCGATGCCGGCCAGGGACAAAGGAAAATCATGAAATTGAATCAACGGAGTTATTCTGGTTTTGTAGGGCGGACAGGCGAACGCGCCATCCGCCAGTTAGCCGTTTGCGCTTTATTGCTGGGCGTATCGCTGTTGAGCGCCTGCAGCTCACCTGAACCGGATACCACTCGCCCGCAGGCCTGGCTTAAACCGGGGACGCTGGTGACGCTGCCTGCGCCGGGCATTGCGCCCGCTGTCAATCAGCAGCAGCTGCTGACCGCCAGCCTGAAAGGCAAAACGCAGTCGTTGATGGTGCTGCTCAACGCCGATGACCAGAAGGTTATGCTGGCGGGCCTGTCGCCGCTTGGCATTCGCCTGTTCCGCCTGACCTATGACAAGAGCGGCGTGAAAACTGAGCAGTCGATAACGCTGCCGGAAATGCCCCCGGCAAGCCAGGTGCTGGCGGATATTATGCTCAGCCACTGGCCTGTCAGCGCCTGGCAGCCCCAGCTGCCGAAGGGCTGGACGCTGAAAGATAGCGGCGCAACGCGCGAACTGCGTGATGACACCAACGCGCTTATCGAGACCATCAGCTACGTCACCCGCGACGGTAAACGTTTGCCCGTCAGCATTCAGCATCACCGCTTTGGCTATTTGATCGCCATTCAGAACCTGGACGGCCAGTCATGATTTTCGTTACCGCGGTGGGCATGGTTAACGCCATGGGGAATTCGCTCGATGAGATTGCCGACAACCTGGCTGCAGGACGCTCACCGGGCATGGTGCCAGACACCGAAGACTGGCTGCAGCAGGGCGACTGCTGGGTTGGTCGGGTGACGGGCGAGCTTCCACCGATGCCCGACACGCTGCCCCAGCACAACAGCCGAAACAACCGTCTGCTGCTGGCGGCGCTGGCACAGATCGGGCCGCAGACAGATGAGTTGATTACACGCTATGGCCGGGACAGGGTTGCCGTAGTGCTGGGCACCAGCACCTCGGGGCTTGATGAAGCAGACCGAAAAGTGAGCGGCACGCACGAAACGTACTATTACGGGCAGCAGGAGCTGGGCGATCCGTCGCGCTTCGTCAGTGAATACCTCAGCCTCGACGGCCCGGCGCTGACGGTCTCCACCGCCTGCTCCTCCAGCGCCCGGGCGGTCATTACCGGCAAACGCCTGATTGAGTCCGGCATGGTGGACGCGGCAATTGTGGGCGGGGCAGACACGTTAAGCCGCATGCCGATAAACGGTTTTAACAGCCTGGAATCTCTCAGCGAGCGGCGCTGTCGGCCATTTAGCGCTGAACGCAACGGTATTACTATCGGTGAAGCGGCCGCTCTGCTGCTGCTCAGCCGTGAATCCGGCCCGGTTCAGCTGCTCGGCGTAGGGGAGTCTTCCGACGCCTGGCATATGTCCGCGCCGCACCCGGAAGGGGCGGGAGCCATTCGCTCCGTTAAAATGGCGATGAAGGAGGCGGGGTTAACCGCTGAAGATATCGGCTATATCAATATGCACGGCACAGCCACGCGCTTAAATGACGAGATCGAAGCGAAGGTGGTCAATACGCTGTTTGGCGAAGGCGTGCCGGGCAGCTCAACGAAGCATCTGACAGGGCATACTCTCGGCGCAGCGGGGGCCTGCGAGGCGGCGCTTTGTTATCTGATGTTAACCCGCCGTTTATCTTTGCCGGCGCAGGATTTCAGCGATTGTACTCAGGACACAGGACTGGCACCGTGCGGGTTACTGACTTCACCCCGGGCGGAGTATAAGCCGGTCATGCTCTCTAACTCTTTTGCCTTTGGCGGCAACAACGCCACCCTGATCTTTGGATCCGCACATGACTGACTATTCTCCTCCGCAGCGTTACCTGCCCCATAAAGCGCCGATGTGCCTGCTCGAAAAGGTCGTGGAGGTCACAGAAACAGGCGCCCATTGTCAGGTAAAAGTCAGCTCAGCGGGCGTGCTGTCTCCTTTTCTTAACGATGACGGCACGCTGCCGGGCTGGTTTGCCATCGAAATCATCGCGCAGACGGTAGGGGTATGGTCCGGCTGGCATACGGTGAGCGCTGGTGAAGAGTCGGTTGGTGTTGGGATGCTCCTCGGCGGGCGCGGGCTGCGCTGTCCTGACGGAAAATTTCCGGCTAATACGCTACTGGATTGTAAGGTCACGCTGTTAATGCGTGACGATAAAATTGGCAGTTTTGAAGGCGAAATCCTCGCAGATAACCGTGTTGTGGCAAGCGGGCGAGTGAATACGTATCAACCAGATAAGAACGAATTAGAACAATTATTTTAATGGGACAGCAGGTATGACACGAACAGTACTGGTGACCGGAGCCAGCAAAGGCATCGGCAGGGCGATCGCCCTTGGGCTGGCGGAAGACGGCTTTTCCGTGGTGGTGCATTACCACCGCGATATTCATGGCGCACAGCAAACGCTAAATCTTATTGAACAGCAGGGCGGCACGGGCCGTCTGATGCAGTTCGACAGTTCGGACCGGGCGCAGTGTCGTGCAGTCCTGCAGACAGATATCGAAGCTCACGGCGCTTATTGGGGCGTGGTAAACAACGCAGGTATTGCACGAGACGGCGCATTTCCTGCGCTGAGCGACGAAGACTGGGACGGGGTTATCCATACCAATCTCGACAGCTTCTATAACGTTATTCAGCCCTGCGTGATGCCAATGATTGGTCTGCGCGACGGCGGGCGTATTATTACCCTGTCGTCCGTCTCCGGGCTCATGGGCAACCGTGGGCAAGTGAACTACAGCGCTGCCAAGGCGGGCATTATCGGCGCAACGAAAGCGTTGGCGGTTGAGCTGGGAAAACGCAAAATTACCGTGAACTGCATCGCGCCGGGGCTGATTGATACCGGCATGATTGAAATGGAAGAGGCGGCGCTCAAAGAAGCAATACGCATTATCCCGCTGCAGCGCATGGGCCTGCCGGAAGAAGTGGCCGGGCTTGCCCGCTATCTGATGTCGCCGGTGGCAGGTTATGTCACCCGGCAGGTCATCTCCCTTAACGGGGGGATGCTGTGATCCGACGCGTGGTGGTAACGGGAATGGGAGGGGTGACCGCATTTGGTGAAGACTGGCAGTCGGTCTCCGCCGGGCTGCGTTCCGGTCAGAATGCGGTCAGGCACATGCCGGAATGGCAGATTTACGAAGGCCTGAATACCCTGCTCGGCGCGCCGGTGGATAAATTTGTCCTCCCCGGGCATTACACCCGCAAACGCATCCGTGCCATGGGGCGTGTGTCGCTGATGGCTACTCGCGCAACGGAGCTTGCGCTGGAGCAGGCCGGTTTGCTTGACGATCCGGTACTCACCAGCGGAGATTCGGGCATTGCCTACGGGTCATCTACGGGCAGCACGGGACCGGTGAGTGAGTTCGCTACGATGCTGACGGAAAAGCATACCCGCAATATCACTGGCACCACCTATGTGCAGATGATGCCGCACACCGCGGCGGTCAACGCCGGGTTATTCTTCGGCCTGCGTGGCCGGGTGATCCCAACCTCCAGCGCCTGTACATCAGGCAGCCAGGCCATCGGCTATGCCTGGGAGGCGATTCGCCATGGCTACCAAACCGTGATGGTTGCAGGCGGCGCGGAAGAGCTTTGTCCTTCGGAAGCCGCCGTGTTCGACACGCTGTTTGCTACCAGCCAGCGCAACGAACAGCCAAAAAGCACGCCGGCTCCCTTTGACCAGACGCGTGACGGCCTGGTTATTGGCGAAGGTGCAGGTACACTGATCCTTGAAGATCTTGACCACGCGCTGGCCCGGGGGGCGAAGATCTACGCCGAAATTATCGGTTTTCATACCAATTGTGATGCGGCGCATATCACCCAGCCCCAGAAAGAGACCATGCAGATTTGTATCGAGCGTGGCCTGGCGTCTGCCGGGCTTGCCGCCAGCGACATCGGCTATATCAGTGCGCACGGCACGGCGACGGACCGGGGCGATATCGCTGAAACCCAGGCGACCGCTGCCGTCTTCGGCGACAAAACGCCGATCTCTTCGCTGAAGAGCTATTTTGGCCATACGCTCGGGGCGTGTGGGTCGCTGGAAGCATGGATGAGCATTGAAATGATGCGGGAGGGCTGGTTTGCAGAGACTCTTAACCTGCGTAACCGTGACGAAGCGTGCGGCGAGCTGGATTACATCATGGGCAGTGCCCGACGTCTGGATACCGAATTCATCCAGAGCAATAACTTTGCTTTCGGGGGAATTAATACTTCGCTGGTGCTTCGCCGTTGGCCGTGAAACCCTATCGCCTGGCCTTAGCGGACATTCAGCGCTTAGCGGACGATGCGCTTGCCGGGCGCTGGCTTAGCTCTGAGCTGATCGCCACGGCACCGTCTGGCAACCGCCGCCCGATATGGCTGGCCGGTCGTACTCTGCTGGCCATGCTGCTGGATGAAGGGGCGCTACCTCTGCTGGATATTGGCCCTAACGGCAAACCCTCCCACCCGCAGCTTCCGCACTTTAATATCAGCAACAGTGCGACAGGCGTGGCGGTGCTGCTGGGCAAAAGGGAAGTGGGTTGTGATATGGAGCTGCTGCGGCCACGTCCTCGTTTTATGGCGGTGGCACGACACAGTTTTTCAACCGGGCTGGTGGAGTGGCTCGAGGCGCTACCGGTGGAGGAGCAATTACAGGCTTTCTGGCGCTTATGGACAGCGCATGAGGCGGTATTGAAGCAACAGGGGGGGACGGTGTGGCAGATATCTTCGCTGGAGCTGCCGCTGGACACGCTCTGCCCGGCGGGCCGCTACCTGACGCATCTGGTGGTCAACGGTGCGCTGATTGCCTGCTGCGGGCGTGAACCTTTCCCTGCCGAATTCACGCCCGAGCTGGTTTTACTTTAGATCTGTTGCTGGCCCGCACCCGCAAGCGCCGTCAGGTTGCGCAGATCATTCCCGGTAGGCGACTGATAAACCCGCAGGCCAAACTCGCCCATCACGGCATAAACATGGTCAAAAATATCTGCCTGAATAGCTTCATATTCCAGCCACGCGGTGGTGTTGGTGAAGGCATATATTTCCAGCGGCATGCCTTCAGCGCCCGGAGCCAGCTGGCGCACCATCAGCGTCATGTCTTTACGGATTTTCGTGTGGTGCTGTAAATATTCCGCCAGATAGGCGCGGAAGGTGCCGATATTGGTCATGCCGCGGCAGTTAAGCGCGTTGCCTTCATCCTCGTTATATTGCTGATTATAGCTGCTAATTTCTTTATTACGCGCTTCAATATAAGGCTTTAACACCCGGGATTTATACAGGTGTTCAACTTCTTCTGGCGTCAGAAAATGAATGCTGGTGGCATCAATATTAATACTGCGCTTAATACGGCGGCCACCTGATTTTGACATGCCGCTCCAGTTTTTAAATGCATCAGAAACAAGGGCGTAGGTGGGAATGGTGGTGATGGTATTATCCCAGTTCTGTACTTTTACCGTCGTCAGGCCAATATCAATCACCGAGCCGTCGGCACCAAACTTCGGCATTTCCAGCCAGTCACCGAGCATCAGCATATTGTTGGCGGAAAGCTGAATGCCAGCCACCAGACCGAGGATCGGATCTTTAAAGACCAACATCAGCACGGCGGCCATGGCGCCCAGGCCGCTAATCAGTATCGCCGGGGACTGATCAAGCATTACGGAAATCATCAGGATGCCAATAATAATGGCGGCGACCAGCTTAATGCCCTGGACGATGCCCTTGAGAGGCAGCTGCGAGGCAATGGCGAATTTGTGGGAGATTTTTAACGCGATATCCAGCAGTGAGAAAAGCGAAAGCAGCGCGAAAAGCATTATCCACAGCTGCGCGCAGGAAGAGATAATTTCGCTGGCCTGGCCATTTTTATGCAGCCAGATCACTGCCTGGAAATTGACGATGATCCCCTGCAGCGTAAAGGCGACACGGTTGAATAATTTATTTTGGGTAATAATCTGCAGCCAGAGCTTCGAGCTGGCGTTGGCATGCTTTTCAAAGACACGCAGGACAATGCGGTGCAGAATAAAATGTACGACAACAGCGGTCAGTATAATCACGCTCAGCATAATGACTAAATAAGCATATTTATTTAATTCCATGCCGTAATTCTTCAGAAGCAGTAAAAATTCCTGCATGTCATCTCCAAAGCAAAGGGCGCTATGATGCCAATATGAGCACCATATTTCAATCAAGCAGGGGAGATTTGTCTTAATTACTGCCGGCAATTAAGACGTTTCTTGCGCAAGTAAAGGACGCGGTAAATAAGTCATACTCACCAAAAATATTACAAATTATATTCCCACGCTTATCTTTATCCGCGTTTGTTTGCCGTGTATTGCTGGCATCCCAGAGATTCCGTCAGGTAGGGATGATGTATCCTGAAACGCCATGTCATTTCTGCTTGCAATTCTTAGTTCCCAAACGATAATTACACTCAAAATAAGAAGCATTATCATTATTGTTTGTCAGGGATCTCTCATGCAACGACCGACTCTTGCTCAGCCAGGGCTGCGACCGCGCCTTCTCGCTGCCCTTATCAGTGCCAGCATCACGCCCGCAGTCGTGGCAGCGGAACCTACGGATGCATCGCCCAAAGAGGATACCCTCACCGTTACCGCCGCACCGCAGGAATCTTTCCGCGCCGGGGGCGATGAGCTGGTGCCTGCATATCTTGATGGACAGGTTGCCAACGGTGGCCGCCTGGGCATGCTGGGCGAGCAGGAGGCGAAAAACGTTCCCTTTAATATCATTGGCTATACCTCAAAGATGATTGAGGACCAGCAGGCCACAACGCTTACGGACGTCATTCGTAACGATGCCACGGTGCAGGCGGTGCGCGGCTACGGCAATTTTGCCGAATCCTACAGAATTCGTGGCTTCCAGCTCGACGGCGACGATATCGCCTTCGGTGGCCTTTATGGCGTACTGCCTCGCCAGGTGGTGACGACCACTATTGCGGAGCGTGTCGAAGTGATTAAAGGGTCGAACGCGTTTCTTAACGGTGTGCCGCCGGGCGGCTCGGGCGTTGGCGGCTCTATCAACGTTGAGCCGAAGCGGGCGGATAGCCTCCCGCTAACCCGTGCCAGTATAGATTACGGATCTGACTCGCAAATCGGTACCTCGCTGGATGCCGGGCGCCGCTTCGGTGACCGTGACCAGTTTGGCGCGCGCGTTAACGTGCTGCACAGAGAAGGTGAAACCGCCATTGATAACGAGAAGGATCGCACCACGCTTGCCAGCGTTGGGCTGGACTACAAAGGCGATCGCCTGCGCGGCTCCCTCGATGCGGGCTGGCAGAAATCCACCATGCATAACGGCAGGATTGGCATCGGGGTAGGGGCCATCACGGAAATGCCGGAAGTTCCTGATAACAGTGACAACTACAGTCAGCAGTGGGTCTATTCAGATATGACGACCCGTTTTGCCGCCCTGCGGGGTGAATATGACGTGGTGGATAACTGGACGTTTTATGGCGGCATCGGCGGCAACAATACCGACGAGCGCGGCGAGTACAGCCTCCCGAAACTGCTGGATAACGAAGGCAACGCGAGCGTAAGCCGTCTGGGAACACGCTACGTTGCAGACAGCTTCTCCGGTATGACCGGCATTCGCGGCAGGTTCGACACTGGCGTAATAGGCCACAGCGTGAATCTGGGTTACTCCGGCGTGTACCGTAAAACCCGCTCGGCCTACACGTTGTCCGGCGCGACCAGCACCATTAATATTTATGATCCAACGACGATTAACTACCCGCCGACGCTTTACAGCGGCGGTAATATGGGT encodes the following:
- a CDS encoding AMP-binding protein; amino-acid sequence: MVDILPLGQWLSASRSAGHLVAFEGDKGWTQEMLQRDVHRLYGELRHRPGERWALCFDNGYRFLVALLATLHAGKTPVLPGHCREAQLREQHTFFSGVIADQPFLLDCPVIVPDGLACDLDITLPPVPDCAGVVLFTSGSTGQPTQIFKTVRALDEESAWLAALWGKALANCRVVASVSHQHMYGLTFRIMLPMTLGLPCDTAMLHFPEQLSARRGFPLLFISSPAFLKRLDNGLTAPPCRMTISAAGKLDDDTAQRAGEWLGEPVCEIYGTTETGVLAWRKHLKAGQPWQPFPKVKFAADEQGWSVRSPLVEGGVCNLDDSLAFTEHGEFTLLGRRDRIVKIEEKRVSLSEIERRLLALPMIKDVAVVTLTRGGRTVPGAVVVLQQPHEPLKKLKAQWRDSLSRWLEPVAIPRYWRIVESIPLNSQSKRSWSQLQELFDETP
- a CDS encoding hydroxymyristoyl-ACP dehydratase, which encodes MRPLEESRTQPEANQLCLLLRIPAETSWFRGHFPVQPLLPGVAQLDWVMAYGAELAPGLRFSSIENVKFQRPVLPDSLLELNLRWDVGRSALSFEYRLVNDDARQPVSSGKIKLCQ
- a CDS encoding glycosyltransferase, with the protein product MSVKPSDFRPCVVIPCYNHGAAMPDVLARLQPFALRCFIVDDGSEPQTANQLVALAASHSDVTLVRLAINGGKGQAVISGLQAAQRAGFTHAVQLDADGQHRIEDIPRFLDESRLHPDSLISGRPEYDDSVPKARLYGRYVTHVWVWIETLSLSLKDSMCGFRVYPLASTLALIAQHPPGRRMDFDTEIMVRLYWSGVDSRFLRTRVTYPADGLSHFDALHDNLRISWMHTKLFFGMLPRIPALLMRHRRNADHWAQVPERKGLAGMRLMLRIYQVLGRRAFTLLLYPVVAWMWLTGGAQRQASQSWLQRVQQQAKSKGIALPGGLNSFRHFLRFGDAMLNKIAAWRGDIKWGRDISFAPGSREVLQPKPGSGKLILAAHLGEIEASRALAQVDEGLVINALVFTDHARRFRQIVEEIAPQAAVNLLPVTHIGPETAMMLREKLDAGEWIAIVGDRIAVNPQRGGERRICWSPFMGASAPFPQGPFILAAALRCPVILMMVLREQGKLRIHAEPFADPLLLPRSTRQQALQLAVDRYAERLEAYALRSPLDWFNFYDFWQLPPEKESAC
- a CDS encoding acyl-CoA thioesterase produces the protein MLSDPRFHVEVSIKVPFHDVDAMEVVWHGNYFRYFEIAREALLDQFDYGYRAMRDSGYVWPVVDTRVKYRGVVTFGQQILVQASVLEFENRLKIGYQIVDAASGRRTTTGYTIQVAVDAASGEMCFVSPDVLFERMGMKP
- a CDS encoding outer membrane lipoprotein carrier protein LolA; this translates as MKKLLLSALLLVSYPAGAVTLDDIQQRFAAQPVVRAKFQQERQISGMSQPLYSSGEVLIAKNTGLWWQQKHPFPMTLILDDSHMVQVMGTQAPEVITADSNPQMFQFNHLLRALFQADRKVLDENFTHEFTDLGKGEWQLVLTPTSTPLDKLFSTLTLKGKKYLNVIELNDTQGDFTEITFSNQRPEPRTLTYEEQQRFAF